Below is a genomic region from Candidatus Coatesbacteria bacterium.
TCATGCTCTTTGCTTGTTGTAACCTGGTAAAGGTAACAGAGACGGACGGTGAAGGAAAGACCGTGGAGCGGTTGGGGGCTTGATGATACTCGGGGCCGGCGGGTCGGTTTGGGGTATCCCATGTGCCTCGGGCCGGCATACTGTACGGGCGGGATGTTAATCCCGCCCGTGTGCCGCTATATCAACAACTCGTTACCGGCCGACGACGATCCGGCGGCTGAGCGCCGCGCCTTGCGTCTCCAGGCGCAGCAGATAGACCCCGGCTGATGCAGCGGAGCAGTTCCAGCTCACTTCGTGGCGTCCGGCGGGCAGCTCGCCCTCGCTCAGCGTGGCCACCCGGCGCCCGGCCAGGTCGTAGACGCTCAGGCTGACGCGCTGGGTCTCGGGCAGGGTGAAGGCGATGCTGACGCTTCCCGACGACGGATTGGGATACGGTTCGTGGAGGACGAGTTGATGTGCGGACTCCGGCACGACGACGGCCGCCGTGGGACCGAAGCGCTCG
It encodes:
- a CDS encoding T9SS type A sorting domain-containing protein, which codes for EVELTASPADDGVLLGWTVSGDLPAGVRVLRGESDPVAVSGSLPGGTTRWLDRGVEPGGSYVYWLETTDSDGRTERFGPTAAVVVPESAHQLVLHEPYPNPSSGSVSIAFTLPETQRVSLSVYDLAGRRVATLSEGELPAGRHEVSWNCSAASAGVYLLRLETQGAALSRRIVVGR